A stretch of DNA from Molothrus ater isolate BHLD 08-10-18 breed brown headed cowbird chromosome Z, BPBGC_Mater_1.1, whole genome shotgun sequence:
TTTCAACAGCAGCCAGTCCCTGCCAGGCAGACAGGCCGGCGAGGCGCGTAAAACTGAATCCAAAGCAATTGCTCTGCCTCCAAACCGAGTTTGAAACTTAGTAGCCACTAAGTTACTGGCAACCACCTTTCGACTTTATCGACACCGCGCTTTATTCAGCGTTGGGGGCGCAGCCGTGCCGTAGCTCTAAAAACGCTCCACTGTGCCCAGTGATAGAGCAGCACTACCCCCCGGCCATGCAGCCGcggcaggagcacagcctgtgagcacagcagggctctgcctgcgCGCATTAACTGCTGCTTATTGCTCTCTTCGCCTCCCTGCGCCGCAGGGGAGCGTGCCGAGCGAGGAAGGCTCGGCCCAGAGGTAGAAAACACCTTTATTTAAGTTCCTGGGCTCCCACGGTCAACACACAGACAGTGAACGCACTTCATAAAGCCAAGGCAgcacctcagctcctcctgaaACTGAAACAGAGAGGCACGACTGGGTTGCCTAAACCTAAACACAAATGTTCTTTGAGAGGCCCTCGGGCATCCAAGATGCTTTAATCTGAAATTAAACCCTGTCAAAACcaaatggaatttttattcTGTGCATAACTAAGGATCATAAAAACTCCAGCTGTCCCACAGCCCTCTCATGTTTCTACCCAACCATGGCTGGCAAACCCGTTAATGCTGACATTTATTTCAGTCCATATGTACgctaatataaaaatacaaagttgAGAAGCTCCAAATTCAGGCatttaatttagatttaaaataactttaaaatctGCTTCACTATTCCAAATGCAGTAAAATTCAAAACTCTTCTAAAAAAGATCCAgtcagtttctttttttaatccacaGAAGCcctttttcaaagcattttttctaTAGGTACAAAAACCAGAGCACAGTGCCGTGttcctcagagaaaagaataacATCAATATAACACATATATGCCACTCTAAAAGAGATAAAGCTTGTAATGGCCACCCCTGCTCTCTCAAAAATGGTTGGGCTAAAATAGCCATGTATTCTCCCAAGCCACCATCTTTTGAGACTTGAGAGTTATAATGAATGCACAGAATCTAAAATGCTTTCAGCAGTAACATTTTTAGAAAGGAGTAAAAACTGTAGACACAGAATAAAGCaaacattttcctctgcttcaaAGTCAAAAGTTAACAAAGACAGGTACTGTGAAATGTCCTTTATCTTCCTCCAAAAAGCACCTTCCTGCAACAGATTTGAAGGGTAAGATAATTTGCAGGTTTTTTATTGTGCAAAGTGCTCTGTTTGATCAGGGTGCTCCACATCTGCCCCTTAACACAGCGTATACCTTTGCTAAATGCCAGCTGCCCAGTCCTAGGACTATGAAGTCACTGAAGCCTGTGTCCCTTTTAGTGGCCTGATGGTGTTAGGAATAGATTTTCCTTCATGTTCAGCATAAAGCAAGTGAAAACAGCCTCAATTTTTCAGTGACCACCCCCCACCTCCAGTGCTCACCTGAAGAAATGGGCCCTGAACCAAATTCTCATTCTTCCAAGAGAATACATTCAGTGTAAGAGAATTTGTATTACAAGTACTTGCTGCTTAGATTTGGTCAATCAGTATGTGAAATTGCAAGTACTCCCTCAATCTTGTACTACAACATTGCCAGGCAACAGAAATACTGGTAGATTAATAGATCTATGTAAATTCATGTAAATTTTCCTCCTCAGAACAAACATGCTTCTCCcatctgaataaaataaaattatttctagagCTCTACCAGCACAGTCTAAGCTGCAACCTTTCCATAATGGGTACCTTCCAACACAGCTGCAACATTTCCACAAGGGCtgccttccagctctgcttattctgtggttttgtgaATCTGTAATGGATAGGAAGAGGATCATCTGgcctctgtccccatcctccacgcccatgaacagcagaggaaaacctTCCACTTTCAAGGGTTATCATAAACTCCTTTAAGagggaaaagccctctgagatcatcgagcCCGAGCTCTCCCCCTGCGtggccaaggccaccactaagCCATGCCCCCAAGTGTCTTTCCACCTTTCTTGTGGTGTGGAAGATCATAGCCTTAACTGGAAGTTAAAACAATATTTGTCTGGAATAGTCTGTGTCTATTTTTCTTACTACAGCAGAAATAAAGGCCAAAAATTCCTAGGCTCTGGCTTTATCCTCTCATAATTTTATCAGGAGAGAACTACCTAAGGGAGTAAATCCACAAAATACCTGACATCttctgcagaataaaaataCCAGGTGCATGCTCTTCTAAGAAGTCCTTTATCATTAGCTCAGTATTCAGgataaggaagaaaatgggCATTACTCACCTGAAAATTCTGAAGGCTATAGATAAAAATTATTGGAAAGCCTTAAGTAAAGTACAGACTCAAAACCATATTTCTTACTGAAACAGGTATTGTCAGGGAACACAGTAAATCTAGAATCTCAATAACAATTTAGCCTTAGGCGTCAAgagaaatttcttcttcttgcaGAAACATTTACCCATGCCACCCAAATGCCCTTTAAGAAGTTATTCCTATATATCAGACTTCAGACAAGGATATTAATCAGGTCCTGATGTTAGGGGAAGACACCCACAGCTTTCTATTCCAGAAGTTTGGGAATTTTAGtgcaaagtggttttttttgcttttaacaaGTCTGATTCCTTTTCCTGTCTCAAAACAGATTGGTAAGTCAAGACTTGAAGTTTCCAGAAACCAGTATTTGGGTCAAATAAAACCAGCACTTaccactgtttttctttctatatataAACAAACCCTCCATGTTATGAGATGATGgctctttttttaatgtcagttCTCAAAACAAGATGAGGATCCACCTGTTAGCTAATAAATCTCTGTCCATACAATTACAGTGACTTTTGAGATAAGAGGTTTGGGTTTTAACTGATCAGTTTTCATCTTCCCGATACCAGCATAAAGAGGGGCCCaattaattaattcaattttcAGGTTTGCTAGCAATGCATTTAAACCATTTGAGGCCGTTGTCATGTTTCACCctatgaaatatttaatctctGTCAGTCCCAGTTCTGCAAGAGGTCACTCTCCCAAACCTATGTGTGCCACCCAAACTGATATGCCAGGGTACAAGGGAAGCTGCGCTTACTTACGCAGGAACACTTTCAAACTCCTCTGTGGTTATTAATGCTGCTTCtttaatggtttttttctcttttgcaggtTTCTTCTCAGTGTTGGATTCTACAGCCTTTGTTTGTCCTTTGTGTTTCACAGTTGGCACGACataaaagctgtaaaatgaAGGAATATTCAGTGCACAAACAGCAGGTAAGTAGGAAGGAGAATTCCGCTACACTGCTTAGTCACAGACCTAAGTTCCAGCCTGCTAGGCTGGATGAACACAATTAAGTGATATTTCACAAAAGAAACATCAGTAAAGCAAGCCTGCTCTGTTTCAAATCATATCCTTCAGCTGACGTCAGCACAGCTCTTGGTTTCTGTGCTATAGAGGCTGCTAGCAGGTGAGCTGGAAGCAGTCCAAGTGCAGCATGGCACAGCTCAGAATTCAATGTACCATCACATTTCACACAACGCAAGGCCTGGCTTTTTATCAGAtaaaacacagcccagagctgcagccttaATGGGCAGATTTGAAATACTTCATAGCTCTTTGAAACAGGTTCAAATCTTGGGAAGCCTGTCTCATCCATTAAACTTTTGAAGCAAAGAAATTCTACACCACCTAGcagacacttaaaaaaaaaattttaggCAAGATCCAAAAGAATTCCCTGATTTATTCCTGATTATtagaacattatttttataaattcatCCTTCCTCTAAACCCTCAGCTTAGAGCCTCAAACCCCAAGGGATTTGCCAGCcacccacccagctgctcctgagcaggaCAGCAAAAGTGAAGCATATGGCCAAATCCACTGTTGTCAGAACATGGACATACAGAATTACATAAAGCAGTACAGAGCTGACCTGGACAAGGAAATAATCCTCTGCTTGGATCTGACCGTCCCACAAGAGATCATTGCTGCACATGGGGTCCCACGGCAGTGAATGGCAGGGCATGCCCCATCTGTCCCCGCCAGGGGCAGGATTTGAGGTGCCACTGCTGTGCTCCCCGAGGAACAGGAGAGGACAGCGCCGTGGAGAGGACAGTGAGTGCCACCTGCTGGGCTCCCACACCGCCTGCTCGCTGGcaaggggctgggagcagctctgctctgcgctgggacacagcacagagcccttcTGAAACCAGCACATCTGCAGCCAAACTACCGCAGATGTCGTCATCTGGAGAACATCTGTTTGCATctgaacaacaacaacaacagaacGACTCCTGGCACGCTGCAGCTAGCAGGGAATGTCAGCAAactggagggacaggagagggggGTGCATTTTgggtggtggtggaggaggTGGGTTTGGAGTGAAAGGATAAACACAAGAACCAAGGCAAGCAAGTTCACATCTTGAAACTTCATTCCTCCCACGCTGCAGTCTCCTGCTGCCTATCACACTGCAACAAACCTTTTCTAGATGATTCCCATATCCAAGCACCCTTCCTTTGTGTTCCCACCCACTCCTTtgcccctgcactgctgcagtgagGTGGTACAGACACAGTTCACCACTGACCTGAACCATGAAAGGGAAATACTTATGCTTGTTTACAAAATCTGGCTCTGGTGGAATGAGAAACTGAATCTCAACAAACACAGGGGATACAAAGATCTTGAGAGATATTGaacttgctttttatttcagtgagaTTCCTCTGGTaaacaagaacagaaaaccCAAGGATATAGGAGAGAAACAATAGCTAAAGCCATGAATCGCTGAGTTTCTCTGTGTGGgtcttttcattttcccaggGACTTCAAGGCCTGTCTCACCAGCATTCAAGTGctcctctgctttctgcattATCTCACAAAAATCACTCAACATTAATATTCACAGCCCCACACATCCAGGAACAGAAAAGGAGGGGGCCAGGAAAGGAAGGTTTGGGGAAGAGGCCTGAAAACATATTTACACTGATACAGTGGGTTTTGAACAATTATGTCCCTTCTTACACTTCCTTGACCCTCCACTGCACAAAAGAGTGAATATCAAGAAGTGATAAAAcggggaaaaaagaagaaagtgtgTTTTGACAAATGGCATCATCACACAATGTATCATTACTCAAGAAAAACCAGCAACAAACTGACACCAACAGAacagcagctgtgagctggcCCAGCACAATCTGTAGAAAATTATCAGAAAAGCTTGGTTGGTTTTACATACTCTGGTTCTCTCTAGAAAGGGAAGAACTGGCTAAAGTCATATCACAATTAACTTCCTAATCACAAGCAGGACAAGACTGTAAGGGAAACCAACATCCCAAAGAATCTTTTGGTGTCAGAGGTGGCACAATTACTGAACAAGCCCCCTTTACACCTAAACAATTTCCAGGAGCTAATACAAAGTTAAGACAAAGGATTTCCCACGATAAGAAAGTAAGTTATGGCAGAAAGGCAGAACCCAAGTGGTAATTTCTGAAAACCTTCAatttttacacacacacacaaaaaaaagcaacatctAAATTGAAAAGGAACACATCACCCCTGGAGACGTTTTGAGAGGCTGTTTCCTAAACTGAGGGGTTCATCTCTAAAGGGTGAGAACAAGAATAGTCATCCCTTCACCAGCTAAGAACAATTTCAATACAATACCTACACCAACGACCATACTGCTACACACCAACAAAAATTAccattcatttttctcttttagaacCCTCTTTCCACACATTTAACCTTTTACTTTGCTGGAACGCGTCTGTCGTGTTTTGAGACAGGTTTCTCTGGCATGAGGAGCCAGACCAAGTGAAGCTGGTTAATTCAGGGCACATACTGGAAGCACTGAGTTCAAACTAATGCACTGCCTTCTGACAGGCTACGAGGTGGGAAAGAAACTCTGGGATCCCCAGATAATGAGGGTCACTCTGCAAGTGACCCCACCTGACACACACTAACAACACTCCATAAAAGAAAGCAGCTCCAACAGGATGGagaaagagatgacaaactcagagTTGAAATGTCTTAGAAGCTTTTCAAGTAACATTAATTCTGTTAATTAAGAAACGTTAGTTCTGTTAAAACAGTTAATTCATGTACTTGTCATTTTCACATACTTGGGCTACTTGACTCTGAAAAGCTTCTTACCACAGCTCTCTCCAAGGCAAGGGGATGTCATAGCTAGCTGAAATAAATGCAGGATTGCTgtagggaaaagagaacaaaactaCCACAAACACAATTCAAAATCCAGCAGAACGACAACTGAGTTAgaggatttttggtttttaaatgtatttagaAGGGCAGTGGTGAACTTCAGTTCGAGTGACCCAGCATTTGGGTCACTAACCCTTTAATGAGTAGGCACTTTAATGAGTAGCAGTTACTAAAGtgatgtgtttgtgtttctaAAAGAAGGGATGCCCAGACTCAGAGAAGCACTTTCTTTCTACTACATCACACCTAACCCTGGAAGCTCCCattggaacaacctgggattTTATAGACTTGACCTGACAGATTTGCTGGGGTGCTAGCACAAGCCTGGACAAGAGCCAGCTCCAGAATCAACAGACACAACAACTTTGGCTCCCAAAGTTCCCCAGTTAATGCAGAGTGAAAGGAGCACAGCTGAACAGCGCTGCAGCTGgacagtgccaggagcagcccaaaTCCCCTGGGCTCAGGTACCACATACCGGCTCTGGGGCTCAGGCAGATAGCGTGGAATGTGTTCAAGGAGGTGCTGTGCTTCCTCCTGATCTCTCTCAGCAGCCTTCTGCATCTCCTGAAATTCATATCAGACTATATCAGAAATCTCACACCACTAACATCAAGCAAGTAAAATTAGGGCAacagtaaattaattttcagcttttctaagAGGTGCCTTTTATTTCTCCCCATCATCTTACCTCCTTATTCCATAATTTCCACAGGAAAACTAGTAAAGATACAAAGGAAGGAGTGTCTGTCCTTGCCCTCAGAATGTCAGAGAAATTTGAGCAGGCAAAAGGAACTTCAGCAATACATCCTGAGCAAGGTCTGGTTGGGGAATGGTGGTGATGAAGATGAGATACTGTGGTAAACTCACCTCCATTCCCCAAACAACATTTGCACAAAAGACTTAACAAAAGCACTGCAAACATACAGTAGAAAAGCAGACAAATATTCTAATTGAATACTTCGTGCAGCTATTGCAAAGATGCATAAGTAGAATTGCTTTTTAGATCACCGTATCTATTATGATAAAGACATGCTTTCAAGGCCAGTGACAAAGACATGATTTTGATGTCCTTAGGATGAAGGAAGGTAGacttagattagatattaagaataaattcttctctgtgagggtgggcaggccctggcccagggtgcccagagcagctgtggctgcccctggatccctggaagtgtcctaggccaagctggatggggcttggagcagcctgggacagtggaaagtgtccctgaccatggcagggggttgggactggatgagctttaaggtttCTTCAGATTCAAAccattctacaattctatgaATCTATGTACAAGCCttgaaaaatactatttttaatgTTCGTTGTTCTGGAGAACTGCTTGACAAACCACCAGCAAGCCTGTTCCAAGCCCCAGTTTCTCTTGTAAGCACATGCATCCAAACATCACTAAGAATCTTGGAAAAAAAGTGACACGCGTATCAAAGATTTCTTTGAATCTTTCAGTATTttatgaacaggaaaaaaaaaaaaggattactTTGAGCGaatctttcagtttttcttgctgtttaacttcattttccattttattcagGAGATCATGTACAAGGATCACCCCATTCTGTATTTTACGGAGCACAGGCTTGCAGGAATCATCCTTACCTGCACAGGAGAGGACATTAAGCTACAAAGTctccaacaaaaaaccaaaatccaatATTCCTCCCCCTCACAAGCCGTGATTATCtaactccctgctcctcagccacCGCATCCAtccaggagaagcagcaagaCAAACTGTCAGCCTTGTGCTCCACACAACCAACAGAGTTCATGGAATCACTTagcttggaaaagccctctaagaccATGTCCCACAGAGCACTGTCAAGGCCACCATTAACCTGTGTCCCAAGTGTCACAGCCACATGGCTTTGAAATCCCTTCAGGGATCGggattccaccacctccctgggtggATTCCTGACctcccctttccatggggaaattcctgctggtgtccaccctgagcctgttccctctgctcctgtccctgttccctggagcacagcccggcccccccggctgtcccctcctgtcaggagctgtgcagagccacaagggcccccctgagcctcctttgctccaggctgagccccttcccagctccctcagcctctcctggggctccagccccttcccagctccagcccctcagtgtcttTCCTGGAGTGAAGTGCAAGCCAATCCCCACTGTTGCTCTTGTTTACCTATGTCTCTCAATAGGAGacactttttaatatttgaaatctTCATATTGATGTGGAGGCACAAATCTTCCAGGCTTGAGGATGCCATATCCTTCATCATCACACTGAGGGGGAACAAAAATGAAGGTAGGAATTTAACACAGACCCAAATTGCAAACATTGCctacaaaagcagaatttttagaAAGACACAGATCTTCCACAGAAGCAAAGGGAACATAAATGAAATAGTAAATGGAGTAGTTATTTTTTATCTAAAttgaaagcaggaaaggaagCATAAAGTGGCACTAGACAAGGCAATAATTTTCCCAGAACTTTGGAGATAAATGCATTGTGATATCAGTGCAGCGATTCCTCATGAGACTGGGAGCATCCTTATTACATAAGTGTGCAATAAAAAAGGAATTGGAGTTTACTGCAAAAACCAAGAAACACCTGGATTATATGAGGCAGTTTTAGAAGACTTTCTCAGGGAGACTACATCAGATGATTAATGTTTTAAGaggtgtgttttttttaaaaacaattaagcaaaaaaaagtgTTAGCAGAGTTATTAATGAAGTCTGGAAGCATCAAAAAGAGCATTACATATCGATTACTATATTGTCTATAATAATAGAGTCGTTAACTCTATTATAGACAGGAattgattaaaagaaaaaattatgcaatGTGACAAACACCCGCATTTAACACTGTGGCCCTGAGCGCTCACACAGCTCCCTCCGATGGCTCACACTTGGAAACTTTTAAAACGCCTTTATTTCGCTTTTGGCTTAAAATACTATCAACTACCGCGCTTATTAAACCCGTTCTTAGAGACCTGCCGCCTTCCCCACCCTCCGCACCTGCGTGGAACCAGGGCCCTCCGAGGCGGATCGGGATGCCCTGAGAGGATCGAGCTCACCCCTGCGCCCGGCGGCAGCGCCCGGTTCTCCTCAGGTTTCACCAGGCCCAGCGCCGGTGCTGCCCGGCCTTTGTCCCTGTTCCACTCcctcaggaggaggaggagggcgcTCGGCCGGGTTGGAGGGCGCTCGGCCGGGTTGGAGGGCGCTCGGCCGGGTTGGAGGGGAGGGCGCTCGGCCGGGGCTGGAGGGCGCTCGGGGGCGGCTGCCGCGGCCCGGGTGGAGCCCCGGTTTGAATCCGCCGCGTTCGGGCGGCCGTTGGGGAGGGCGGGCAGGGCGCGTGCGCGCTGAAGGGAGCGCTCGGGGCGGGCGGAAAGGGCGGAGCGGGGGCAGCGCTGAGGGAAAGCCGGGCGGGAAGGGCGGGAGCGCTGAGGGGTATACGGGGTACATGTTGGGCACTTCAGGAGGTTGTGGGCCAGGTgagggtcagtctcttctcccaggcagccagtgataggacaaggggatATGGTCTCAAGCTGCGCCAtgggaggctcaggttggacttcaggaggaatttcttcatggaaaaggcGTTCTGGccattggaaggggctgcccagggaggtttggagtcctcatctctggaggtgtccaaggaacgactggacatggcactcgGTGCTGTGGTCTGGGTGACAAAAGGGGATCAGTCATAGGTTCGGCACGATCtcggaggtcttttccaacctttgACTATAATTCTGTGAGTCTGGAGGGACTAGGAGGAAGGGCGTGAGGCGGGAGCTCTGGGGGGAGCGGGAGTGTGGAAGGTGTTGTCGTTTTTAGGAGCTCTGTGAACAAAGACACAGAGTTCACCTTAGAAACAAGGCGTTGTTTATTCAGCGCAGCGTGTGAGGAGGACGTTCCCACTCATCAGCTTGCCAAGGGGTAAAAAGTTACATCTGTTATACAGTAAAGTTCACGTGAACACGCCCGCTTACTGCATATTCTCCGCCCACCTAATGCACATTTATTTGGGTGATGTAATCTTAACGCGCGGCTTGAAACAAGCTCTTTCCTTCACTAGGCAAACTTCTCTCGTACAAGTAATTTCACATAAGTTACGTTTACAAAAGGCGAGAAAAAGCCTGAAAGTCATAAAGGACAGCGGGAGGGGAAcgagagggaagggaagggaagggaagggaagggaagggaagggaagggaagggaagggaagggaagggaagggaagggaagggaagggcgGAAAGTGGGGGCTGCTGAgggaagcagggcaggaaggccAGGAGGGGGGAAGAGAGGCGGGATCACCGAGAAGAGCGGCAAGGAAGGGCGGAAGGCGGGACTGCTGAGGGGAACGGAAGGAAGGCGGAATTGCTGAGGGGAATGGGAAGGAAGGGCGGAATTGCTGAGGGGAACGGTCAGGGAAGGGAAAGCGGGATCCCTGAGCGGGGCGGTAGGGGAGGCCAGGTCGCTGAGGGCAGCCGAGCGCGAAGGGAGGCGGGATCGCTGAGGGGAGCGGCAAAGAAGGCGGGGTTGCTGAGAGGAACGGGAAGGAAAGGCGGGGTTGCTGAGGGGAACGGGAAGGAAAGGTGGGATTGCTGAGGGGAACGGGAAGGAAAGGCGGAAGGCGGGATTGCCGAGGGGATCGGTCAGGGAACCGGGCGGGAGGGGGAAAGCGGGATCCCTGAGGGAGGCCAGGTCGCTGAGGAGAGCCGGACGCGCAGGGAGGCGGGATCGCTGAGGAGAGCCGGAACGAAACGCGGAATGCTGAGCGGAGCCGGGTGAGAAGGAGCCGGGATCGCTGAAGGCAGCGGGAAGGGAAGGCCGCGTCGCTGAGGGGAGCGGGAAAGAAGGGCGGAAGGCGGAATTGCTGAGGGAGCCGGGCGGGATCTCTCTGAGGCAGCGTCCTCGGCCCCCCGCTCTGGTTCCGCCCCTGAGGACTTCACTCCCTCCAGAGAATTGTGATAGATAGCATCGACCAACAACTGTCTCACTATTTATTACTTGGTTGTATAAATTCagtttatttcagcatttaacAGAAGACAAAGCCCTcaataaaaattcagttttcaacATACACATGCTCATGCTGGTGTGTCTTCTATAGGACATTGTTACCcattactgcttttttttctcttggggTAGGGATGGAGATAATTAAACAGTTTACACTGATCccaagctatttttttttctttttagccaCAAATGTAAAGGTTTATTTTACTGAGGACAGGCTGCTTATCTCTCCAAGGAAGGAATCAGCAGAATGTCTTGCTTTTCCACAATTCCTTGATACATAAAAGCTCACAGTTCCCTCTGTTCTTTATCCCCAAAATTCTGAAGAGCTTATAAACAGATTAACATACAAACGAGTTAAAGAAGGACTGTGTTAAAGCAGGGATACAATCCAATCTGTGTCCAGCAGAACTAAGGAGAACAGAAATGTACAAAAGCAGCGCTACAGCATATTATTGAAATTGCTTAGTACAAGAATGTATCTTTTTAGTATTTTAGCAGAAAAGCATGGTGAGGGTGGAAACGTGGCACTAATTCCCCCAGGCAAACCatagaaaaaggaggaagaaaatgttcaaAAGCCCTGCTTCATAAGGAATTTTTAATGTCAATAATTAagagattaaaaacaaaccaaaagagaCAGTTCTGAGCCCAAAAGCTCAAAACCTGGGGTTTTTCATGTTTGCTAGCTGCTCCAAACCACACAAATGCTTGTTCTAGACTTTAAGCGTGGGGTTGTCTTGCCTAACAACCTCTGCAGTAAACAGAATTGCAACATGTGAcataagaaaagggaaaaaacctgaaactgCACAATCAGacatagaaaaaaaacataCTACCGATCCCCATGCCTGTGAAGAGTATTTAAACCTGGCATTCAGAAGtttcttttattgtttaaaCCACATCATGGGAATGACCTGAGGTTTGTGCAGGCAACTGAAACCCCTCCTGAGGTCTCCACTAGTTTATTGATTAAAAGATAAAGTTTTTGCTGCATGTTTTCAGGGCAGAGGAAAGAAGGTCAGAAGAAAGTTTCTTTCTGGAGCCTACTACACCACCCAGTGCTACAGGCAGTCACCGGTCCAAACTTAGCATAACATTTCAGAAAGCTGTGGGACGATCACAAGTCAGTTTCATCATCAGGAAGCAAGGTTGCTCTTCTCAGTTTATTAAGCAAACACCCCAGAGTAAAGAGGCTGATATccactttcttctttcttgcaAGTAAGCACACAGACACTCAGCATGCCGAAGAACTGGAAAAGAGGGAATGCACAAGGGACTTAGCcctgctgtgtttctgtttcagttGTCAGGCTAAACACCCACACAGTGGATGACTTCATCATATGAaaaaaaactc
This window harbors:
- the SKA1 gene encoding spindle and kinetochore-associated protein 1, which codes for MMKDMASSSLEDLCLHINMKISNIKKCLLLRDIGKDDSCKPVLRKIQNGVILVHDLLNKMENEVKQQEKLKDSLKEMQKAAERDQEEAQHLLEHIPRYLPEPQSRFYVVPTVKHKGQTKAVESNTEKKPAKEKKTIKEAALITTEEFESVPAYLKGRITYDQINAVVQEINKAVVGKYKILYQPLKSMSAPVRNLYHRFIEEETKDTKGAFFIVADDIKAFTQLKLDKRFHSILSILRHCQRVREIRGSGLIRYVIC